ACGGCAGGCGGGTTACGGCCCTGGACCTGCAATGGATGTACCACGAGGCGGCCGCCAAGCTGGCGCAGGACACCGGCGTTGGCGACGCACTGGACGGCGACGGGCACACCCATGACGTCCTGGACCGCTGGGCCACCGTCCTCACGCAGCTGGACAACGACCGGGCGGCGGCCGCCAGCTCCGTGGAATGGGTGGCCAAGCTCTCCCTCCTGGAAGGTTACCGCCACCGCGACGGACTTGAATGGAATGATGCCAGGCTCGGGCTGATCGACCTCCAATGGGCGGACATCAGGCCCGAGAAAGGCCTGTACTACCGCCTCCTGGCCAGGAACCGCATGGACAGGATCGTCGACGACGGCGCCATAATGGCGGCGGTGGGAGAGCCGCCGTCGGACACCCGTGCGTTCTTCCGGGGCAAGTGCATCAGCAGCTTCGGCAAGGACGTGGTCGGGGCCAGCTGGGACTCCGTCATCTTCGACGTACCCGGGTACGGCAGGCTCCAGCGCGTACCGACGAGGGAACCGTTGCGGGGAACCAAAGCTTTGACCGGAGCGTTGTTCGCACGCTACCGGGAGGCAGGCCCATTCCTTGGGGAGCTGCTGGGACACCGCACCGCTCCGCCTGCGGCGTAAACCGCGCCGGAAGGACCGCTTCGTGGCAGGATGGGCATATCGGAGGATCCGCCGGATCTGACGATCACGATAGGGAGAGGTAACAATGGCAGGCCAGGAGCAGCAGCAGCCACAATCGCGCGACAGCCAGGTCGACGAGGACATTCCCGAGGCACCCCCGGCGGCGCCCGAAGCACAGGCATCAGCAGCCACCGAAGGCGTTGATGACCTCCTCGACGAAATCGACGGGGTGCTGGAATCCAACGCCGAGGAGTTCGTGCGCGCCTTCGTACAAAAAGGCGGCCAGTAACCCGGACCGGAGGGTGGCGGTAGCCGCGGCCGGCCGGAATCTGTACCGACGTTGAAGAACTACGTTCAAGGAGTGCATGAGTGCAGGAATCAACCGCCAACCAGGTAGCCGCCAACGCCACCTCATCCTTCACGGAACATCTGCAACGGGACCGGCCAGAACTCCTGCCCTATAACAGGGGACTTCAGGCCGTCGCGCCCGGCGCCGCTCCGCTGCAGGTGCCGCATGCCACCACCATCGTAGCGTTGAGCTACGCCGGCGGCGTGCTGATGGCCGGGGACCGGCGGGCCACCATGGGCAACGTGATTGCCAGCAGGCACATTGAAAAAGTCTTCCCCGCGGACCGTTACTCCGTCCTGGGCATCGCCGGCACTGCCGGCATCGCCATCGACCTCACCCGCCTGTTCCAAGTGGAACTCGAACACTACGAGAAGATCGAGGGCACCCTCCTCAGCCTTGAAGGCAAAGCCAACCGGCTGGGGGCGATGATCCGCGGCAACCTTCCCCTGGCCCTGCAGGGACTCGCCGTGGTGCCCCTCTTCGCCGGCTTCGACACCAGCGCCGGCGTCGGGAGGCTTTTCTCCTATGACGTCACCGGCGGCAGGTATGAGGAGCACGAGCACCACACGGTGGGGTCCGGTTCAGTCTTCGCCCGGGGCGCCCTGAAGAAGCTGTGGCGGCCCAACCTCAGCGAGGCCGAAGCCGTCTCCGTCGCCGTCGAGGCCCTTTACGATGCGGCCGACGACGATTCCGCCACCGGCGGCCCGGACACCGTCCGAAAGCTGTGGCCCGTGATCTACACCGTCGACAGTACAGGTGCCCGGCGGGTGGCTGAGAACGAACTCGCTGCCGCATCAGGACATATCATCGAGGCCCGCACCAACGCCGGACGGGAGGCCTGAGATGACACAGCAGTTTTATGTCTCACCTGAGCAGCTGATGAAGGACCGTGCGGATTTCGCACGGAAGGGCATCGCCCGCGGCAGGTCCGTGGCCGTGATCAGCTGCGCGGACGGCATCGCGCTGGTGGCCGAGAACCCCTCGCCGTCCCTGCACAAAATCGGCGAAATATACGACAAGATCGCGTTCGCCGCCGTCGGAAAATACAACGAATTCGAAAGCCTCCGCCAGGCCGGTGTGCGCTACGCCGACGTCCGTGGCTACTCCTACGACCGTGAGGACGTCACGGCCCGCGGCCTCGCCAGTGTTTATGCCCAAAGCCTGGGCGCCGTGTTCACCGCTGAGCAGAAGCCTTTCGAAGTGGAACTGGCAGTAGCGGAGGTAGGTCCCACCCAGGCTGAGGACCATCTCTACCGGCTGACCTTCGACGGTTCCATCGCGGACGAACACCAGTTCGTAGTGATGGGCGGACAGGCGGACAAGGTGTCGTCAGCCATTGAGGAAGGCTGGCGCAGTTCAATGAGCTTCGCCGATGCCCTTCAACTCGCCATGGCGGCCCTCGTCCCGGCCACGGAATCTGATGCCCAGCCGAAGGCACTGCCCGCCACGGCGGTGGAAGTTGCCGTCCTGGACAGGCAGTCGGAGAGCTCACGGGGCTCGCGGCGCGCGTTCCGCCGGCTTGACGACGCGGACATAACTGCACTGCTGGCCTAGGAGGACACAATGGACAAGAGAATCTTCGGTATCGAAACGGAATTCGGCATTTCGTATTCCAGCCCCGACTCGAGGCCTCTTGCCCCCGAGGAGGTGGCCCGGTACCTCTTCCGCAAGGTGGTCAGCTGGGGCCGGTCATCCAACGTTTTCCTGACCAACGGCTCCCGGCTGTACCTGGACGTGGGGTCCCATCCTGAATATGCCACTGCCGAGTGTGACGACCTCGCCCAGTTGATCGCCCACGACCGTGCCGGTGAACTGATCCTCGATGACCTTGTGGACGAGGCCCAGGCCCGGCTCGCGGCGGAGGGCTTCAACGGCACTGTCTACCTGTTCAAGAACAACACCGACTCGGCCGGCAACTCCTACGGCAGCCACGAGAACTACTTGATACCGCGCCGCGGGGAATTCTCCAGGCTCGCCGAAATCCTGATTCCCTTCCTGGTCACCCGGCAGCTTATTGCCGGTGCCGGGAAAATCCTCAAGACACCGCACGGGGCAACCTTCGCCTTTTCCCAGCGGGCGGACCACATCTGGGAAGGCGTTTCCTCCGCCACCACCCGGTCCCGGCCCATCATTAACACCAGGGATGAGCCGCACGCGGACGCCGAGTTCTACCGGCGGCTGCACGTCATTGTCGGGGACTCGAACATGTCAGAAGCCACGGCCCTGATGAAGGTGGGCACGGTGGACCTGGTCCTGCGCATGATTGAGGCCGGGGTGATCATGCGGGACATGCGGATGGAAAACCCCATCCGCAGCATCCGGGAAATCTCCCATGACCTCAGCGGCCGTGCACTGGTCCGTCTGGCTAACGGGCGCCAGCTGACAGCACTGGAGATCCAGCAGGAGTACCTGACCAAGGTCACGGCGTTCGTCAAAGAGCATGGCGCCCACAACCCACATGTTCCCTTGATCCTTGACCTGTGGGAGCGGACGCTGAAAGCCATCGAAAGCGGTGACACGCGCGGCATCGACACGGAGATCGACTGGGCCATCAAGAAGAAGCTGATGGACAACTACCGCGAACGCCACGGACTGGGCCTGGACGCCCCGCGGATAGCCCAGCTGGACCTGACCTACCACGACATTTCCCGCAGCCGCGGACTGTACTACCTGCTGCAGTCCCGTGGGGCAGTCCGGCGGATCGTGGACGATACGGTGATCAAGGACGCGGTCGATGCACCGCCGCAAACGACGCGCGCGAAACTTCGTGGTGATTTCGTCCGGCGGGCACAGGAGTTGGGCCGGGATTACACCGTGGACTGGGTGCACCTGAAACTCAATGACCGGGCGCACCAGACCATTCTGTGCAAGGATCCTTTCCGCAGCGTTGATGACCGGGTGGATGCCCTTCTGGAGTCTATGGGCTGACACTCAGGTTCAGGGGCTATTCTGGATGAGGCCTTTAATCGGGCCCTCCCGCGGTGTTGCCCGCCCAGGTGCGGATCGCCGCCTCCATCTTGCCCCGACGAAAGTTCTCTTACGTGCGCCGACTACTAGCAATCCTTCTTCCCGCTCTGCTGCTGTTGACCGCCTGCGGCGGTTCTTCGGCAGAGCCGGAGCCCACCAGCAAGTCTGCTGGTGAGACTGCGAAGTTCGACTCCCTCAAACTGACTGACAACGGGGACAAGAAGGCCCCTGGTGTGGAATTCGACAAGCCGCTGGAAGTGGCCGACCCCACTATCAAGGTGGTCACTGAGGGCAGCGGTGAATCAGTGAAGGCGAACCAGATCGCCAACATCTCGATCCTCGCCCTGAACGGCAGCGACGGGTCCACGCTGGAGGACACGTTCCCCAGTGAGCCCGAGCCCCTCGAACTGAACGAGGAACTGAAGACCGGCAGCGAGGTCATCTACAACGCGTTCGTTGGCGCCAAGGTAGGTTCCAGCCTTGCACTGGCTGTCCCGGGCCAGCAGGGCGCAGCCGCCCCCAGCCCCTCCGACGGCACCAGCCCCAGCCCGGCCGCCGCAGCCCAGCCCACACAGCTGCTGATCATCAAAATCCTTTCTGCCTCCGACGTGACACCAGCGCTGGAGAAGCCCGAAGGTGAAACGGTGACCCCGCCCGCCGGGCTTCCGACCGTCACCGAAAAAGACGGCATCCCCGAGATCTCCGTCGAAGGTGTTGCGGCTCCCACCGCCCTCGTGTCCCAGGACCTGATCAAGGGCACGGGCGCCACGGTGAAGGAAACCGACACCCTGACTGTGAACTACGTGGGCGTCACCCTGGTGGGCGGAACCAAGTTCGACTCGAGCTTCGACCGTGGGGAACCCGCAACCTTCCCGCTCACCGGCGTGATCAAGGGCTGGACCCAGGGCCTGGCCGGCAAGACGGTGGGCTCGCGCGTCCTGCTGGTCATCCCCAAGGACCTGGCCTACGGCGACGCCGGCCAGGGCGAGGCCAAGGGCGATCTTGTCTTCGTAGTGGACATCCTTGGAGCCAAGTAGCAACAATGGCAACAGGCCCGGCCTTTGCCGCGGCATCCAACAGCAGCACACCATCTGCCAGACACCTAGGAGCAACCATGTCTTTTGGACAGCGGGATTTTGACCGCCAGAAGCCCGAGATCGATTTTCCCGAGGGCGACGTCCCTACGGAACTCGTCATCACCGACCTCATTGAGGGAGACGGCCGCGAAGCCCAGGCCGGGGATACCGTATCCACGCACTACGTGGGCGTCGCCTGGTCCACGGGCGAGGAATTCGACGCCTCATGGGGCCGCGGCGCCCCGCTGGACTTCCGCGTTGGCGTTGGCCAGGTCATCCAGGGCTGGGACCAGGGCCTCCTGGGCATGAAGGTGGGCGGCCGCCGCCGTCTGGAAATCCCCTCCGAACTGGCGTACGGCTCCCGTGGCGCCGGGGGAGCCATCAAGCCCAATGAAGCCCTGATTTTCGTGGTTGACCTCGTGGGCGTTCGCTGACGCCAGGCTCTGCGAGCGTTGAAGCGCGGCAGTAACAGGACCCCGGTGCCCTGTTGCTGCCGCGCTTCCTGCGTTCCGGCCCGGAGTTTAGTAACGTAACCTGAGTGTCCGCATCCCGTACTGAACGCCTCCTCAACCTGCTGATCGCACTGCTCAACACACGGTACGGCCTGCGCCGCAGCGAATTACGCGAAACGGTTTACCGCGGCATTCCCGGCAATGAGGCGTCGTTCGGAAGGATGTTCGAGCGGGACAAGGCGGATCTTCGCAATTTCGGCTTTGACTTGGAGACCTTGACCGACCTGGGCTGGAGCGAAGACGATCCCGCGACCACCAGGTACAGGATCGGCAAGGAGTCCAACCGCCTGCCGGACGTGGAACTGGGTCCGGAGGAGTGGACAGTCCTGCTCCTGGCCTCCCAACTCTGGGAGCGGGCCGCGCTGGGCACCGCCGCCCAGAGCGCGCTGCGGAAGCTGCAGGCGTCCGGTGCGGTCGCGAACGTTCAACTGCCACCGGGGGTCCAGCCGCGGATCAAGCCCGCGGGCCAGGCCTTCGACGACCTCGTTGCGGCAATGCATGCCAGGCACCCCGTCACTTTCACCTACCTGGCTGGAAGTACGGGCACGGAAGAACAGCGGACTGTGGAGCCCTGGGGCCTCGGCAGCCGCTTCGGACACTGGTACCTCGTGGGCTATGACCGCGCCAGGCAGGCGGCCCGCCATTTCCGGCTCTCCCGCTTCACCAGTGCTGTGGCAACCCTGGAGCGGGAGCAATTTGCCCCTCCGCGTGACTTCAATATCAGGCAGGAACTGGGACGGCTGCCCGAACTGCCGCTGCGCACCGCCGTCGTGGACGTCCGTGCGGGCCGTCTCCTGGCACTGCGCCGCCGCGCTGTGGCACAGGACGCCCCGCCGGAAGGTGAACCTGCTCCCCAGCCCGGCCCCGGCTACGAGCGCCTCAGCCTGCAGTACAGGGACCCGGAGGTCCTTGCCGAAGAGCTCGCCTCCTACGGCCCGGACGCCCGGGCGGTGGCTCCAGCCGAACTCACCAACGCTGTCCGGCGGAGGCTGCGCGCCGCAGCTGACTTCAGCGACGCGCCCGTTCCCACCTTCCGTTTTGCTGCCGCGCCTGCCCGGCCCGTCCGTGTGCGCACCTCAGAGGACCAGCTCAAACGCATGCTTCAGCTGGTGCCCTTCCTGGTGCACAACCAGGGCTTGCATATCCAGGACGTCGCACAGCATTTCGGCATCAGCAGGAAGGAACTGGAGGACGACCTGCAAATCCTTATCTGCTCCGGGCTCCCCGAGGGATACCCCGACGATCTGCTGGACATCCAGTGGGAAAACGACCACGTCTACATCAGCCAGGACCTGGACCTGAAGAAGCCGGTCCGTTTCACGGTCGAGGAAGCCTGCGCCCTCCTGACCGGGCTGGAATCGCTGAACGGGCTGCCCGGCGTGGCCGAGGGCGGCGCCCTTGAATCGGTGACCCTCAAACTGCTGGCAGCCGCCGGCGAGGAAGGGCTCCGGGCGGCCTCGCTGGCGGGACCGGAAGTGGCACCCGCCGACGCCGCCACGCACGCGACGGTGCGGCAGGCGATCGAGTCCCGGTCCCAGCTGCGCCTGACGTACCTGTCCCCGCAGCGTGACATTGTGTCGGAGCGGGACGTTGATCCGTTGCGCCTCTATTCGCTGGACAACATCTGGTATCTCGAGGCCTACTGCCACTCAGTTGAAGGCTTGAGGAATTTCCGCCTGGACCGGGTCCAGGATGTCCACCCCAACGGCCTGCCGGTGCCTGCCGGAACCACGCCTTCAGAGGGCGTCCCGGCGAAGCTCTTCACCCCCAAGGACGACGACGTGGTGGTCACCGTCCAGCTCACCCGGCAGGGGAGGGGGCTCGCGGACGACTACTACGCGGAGCGTACTGCCGAACTCGACGACGGCGGGCTGGTGGCCGAAATCCGCTTCGGCAACACAGAGTGGCTGCCAATGTTCGTGGCCCAACATGGCGGTTCGGCCCGCATCCTGGCTCCGGCCGACCTGGCGGACGCGGCCCGCAACTGGCTCGCGGCGTCCCTGGCAAGGTACGGCGGCTAGACTTCTCAGCATGCCTTGGTGGTCCTGGATCCTGATATGGGTGGCGCTCGTTGCGCTGTCGCTGCTTTTTTATGTCCTCCTGGGCATCCGGCTGTTCCGCCAGTTCATGGCGACCGTCAAGGATCTGAGCGCAGCAGGCGAAAAGTTGGGGCAGTTCGCCCCCGTTGAACAACCGGATGCCGGTGCGGACCCGGCGGGTCCGCGGCCGGGCTCAGCCGTTTTTGCCTCGCCCGCCCTCATGCGACATGATTACGAGGCATCCAAGTCGTCCCGGCGGGAACAACGCCGCCTTCGGCGGGTACAGCGGAAGACGGACCGGGGCCAGCCGCAGGCGCTCGGCGATCTCGACTTCACATAGAAGTAGGATGTATTTAGAGGAAAGGATTTCCCGTGGGAAGACTCTTTGATGGCCCCTGGCCCATCGTTATTATCATCATCGTCGCTTTGCTTCTCTTTGCCGCACCCAAACTTCCTGCCATGGCGCGCAGCCTTGGCCAGTCCATGCGGATCATCAAATCCGAGGTCAAGGAAATGAAGAACGACGGCAAGACTGACACCACCGACGCCTCAGGCCCGGTGGAAGGCACTATCGTCAACCACCCCCAGGCGAAGCCCGGCGAGCCGACAGACGGCACTGACGTTCCGCCGTCGAACCGCGCCTGACCACAGTGGCACTGTCGCGGTCCCGTAAAGCCAACCCCGAAGGGCGGATGGCTCTTTGGGACCACCTCAAAGAGCTTAAGAACCGGCTGATCAAGTCGGCTATCGGCGTCGTCATTGGCGGCGTCGGAGGATGGATACTTTACGATCCGCTACTGAAGGCCCTGGCCGAACCGGTCAACCGCATCTCGGAGCAAACCGGCGGGCTTGCTGCAATCAACTTCGGGAGCATTGCTTCCCCGTTCGATTTCAAGCTCCAGATGTCACTCCTCATCGGCGTGGTTATTTCCAGTCCGATCTGGATTTACCAGCTGTGGGCTTTCATCACTCCGGGCCTTACGTCCAAGGAGCGCCGTTACACCTTGGGTTACATGGCGGCGGCGGTCCCGTTGTTCCTGGCCGGTATCTGGGCCGGCTGGCTCGTAGTGCCCCAGGTGGTCCACGCCCTGACGCAGTTCACGCCGGAGGGCTCGTCCAGCGTTATCGACGCGCGGACGTACATTGAATTCGTGACCCGGATGGTGCTGGTGCTGGGTCTCGCCTTCCTGGTGCCCGTGGTGCTGGTGGGCATCAACATGGCCGGCATCATCTCCGGCCGCACCATCCTCAGGGCCTGGCGAATCACGGTGTTCCTGGTGTTTGTCCTTGCCGCGATCGCAGCTCCGGGGGCAGATGCCATTTCGATGTTTATGCTGGCCGGCCCCCTGCTGGTGCTCTTTTTTGCCGCCATCGGCATCTGCCTGATGAATGACAAGCGCCGTGAGCGCCGCCAGGCGAAGCGGGTGGCCGAAACCGAGGCAACGGCGGACATCGCCACCCCGGGCACTGAGCTGAAGAACCTCTAGGCGCCCGTTAGGCTTGGTGTATGTCCTCCAATACCGGGCCGTTCTCCACTGGTCCATTCTCCGCCGGACCCAGCGATCCCGAGGAGCTTTCTCCCGCCGAGAGATACCGCGCCAGCGCCGAGAGAAGGGCAGAAGCAGCCACCTACCTGGGCTCCTTCATCCGGACCCTGGACTTTGAACTGGATGATTTCCAGCGGCAGGCGTGCAAATCCCTGCAGGAGGGCAGGGGAGTCCTGGTGGCGGCGCCCACCGGGGCCGGCAAAACCATTGTGGGCGAGTTCGCCATCTACCTCGCGCTGCAGCGTGGCCTCAAGGCGTTTTACACCACACCCATCAAGGCACTCAGCAACCAGAAATTCACGGAACTCACCGAAAAGTACGGTGCCGCGAAGGTAGGCCTGCTGACCGGGGACACCAGCATCAACGGTGACGCCCCCGTGGTGGTGATGACCACCGAAGTCCTGCGCAACATGCTCTACGCCGATTCGGCCACACTGGATGACCTGGGCTATGTGGTGATGGACGAGGTGCACTACCTGGCAGACCGTTTCCGGGGCGCAGTCTGGGAGGAAGTCATCATCCACCTTCCCAGCGAAGTGCAGGTGGCCTCACTCAGCGCCACCGTCTCCAATGCCGAGGAGTTCGGCGCGTGGCTGGATACGGTCCGTGGCGACACGGACATCATTGTTTCCGAGCACCGGCCGGTGCCGCTGTGGCAGCACGTTATGGTCGGCCGGCAGATCATGGACCTCTTTGCAGGGGAAACCACTTTCGATGAGATCGCTCCACCCGTCGACACCGAGCCCGGGGAACCGGCGGCCAGGGACGGCAGGAAAGACAACGCCAAGGGGCGCGGGTTTGATGTGAATCCGGACCTCCTGACTGTGGCGAGAAGCGAAAGCATGCAGAGTTTCCGCGCGAGGTCTGCTCCCGGTGGCCCCGGGGGCCGGGGACAGCGGGGCCGGCGCGGCAACGACCGGCCCGGCCGCGGCGGCGACGAACGGGGCGTGCGTCCGGCCAGCCGGCCCCAGGTGATCGCCAGCCTCGACAGGATGGACCTCCTGCCCGCCATCACGTTCATCTTTTCCCGGGCCGGGTGTGACGCCGCCGTCGCCCAATGCGTCGGCTCAGGCCTGTGGCTTACCACTGAGAAAGAGCAGCGGATCATCGCCCAGCGCGTCGACGAGGCCGGCCAGGACATTCCGCCGGACGACCTGGACGTCCTGGGTTTCTGGACTTGGCGTGACGGGCTGCTGCGGGGTTTCGCCGCCCACCACGCCGGCATGCTGCCCACTTTCAAGGAAGTGGTGGAAAAACTCTTTGCGGACGGGCTCGCCAAGGCTGTCTTCGCCACCGAAACCCTGGCCCTGGGCGTCAACATGCCGGCCCGTTCGGTGGTGCTGGAGAAGCTGGACAAGTTCAACGGTGAAGCCCACGTGGACATCACCGCGGGGGAGTATACCCAGCTGACCGGCCGCGCCGGCCGGCGAGGCATCGACGTCGAAGGCCACGCCGTGGTGCTCTGGCAGCCGGGTACGGACCCGACGGCGGTTGCGGGCCTCGCGTCCCGGCGCACGTACCCGCTGAACTCCAGCTTCCGGCCCACCTACAACATGAGCATCAACCTCCTGGCCCAGTTCGGCCGGGCCAGGGCCCGCGAAATCCTGGAATCCTCCTTTGCCCAGTTCCAGGCGGACCGTTCCGTG
This genomic interval from Arthrobacter sp. SLBN-100 contains the following:
- a CDS encoding DEAD/DEAH box helicase, which codes for MSSNTGPFSTGPFSAGPSDPEELSPAERYRASAERRAEAATYLGSFIRTLDFELDDFQRQACKSLQEGRGVLVAAPTGAGKTIVGEFAIYLALQRGLKAFYTTPIKALSNQKFTELTEKYGAAKVGLLTGDTSINGDAPVVVMTTEVLRNMLYADSATLDDLGYVVMDEVHYLADRFRGAVWEEVIIHLPSEVQVASLSATVSNAEEFGAWLDTVRGDTDIIVSEHRPVPLWQHVMVGRQIMDLFAGETTFDEIAPPVDTEPGEPAARDGRKDNAKGRGFDVNPDLLTVARSESMQSFRARSAPGGPGGRGQRGRRGNDRPGRGGDERGVRPASRPQVIASLDRMDLLPAITFIFSRAGCDAAVAQCVGSGLWLTTEKEQRIIAQRVDEAGQDIPPDDLDVLGFWTWRDGLLRGFAAHHAGMLPTFKEVVEKLFADGLAKAVFATETLALGVNMPARSVVLEKLDKFNGEAHVDITAGEYTQLTGRAGRRGIDVEGHAVVLWQPGTDPTAVAGLASRRTYPLNSSFRPTYNMSINLLAQFGRARAREILESSFAQFQADRSVVGLAKQVRSREESLAGYAKSMTCHLGDFTEYARLRRELSDAENMTSRTKSRARKSLNDDSLARLLPGDVVNVPGGRAPGPAVVLSSDHSSREPRPAVLTLDNQLRRIGNDDLEGPITPVTRIRIPKSFNAKVPKSRRDLASSARNALRENRPPAPGNNRNNDFGLATALPNQEKRIAGLRNALRAHPCHGCSEREDHARWSERWWKLRRETDGLVRQIQGRTNTIAKTFDRVCDVLSSYGYLEPAGDGQLHISPDGQRLRRIYGEKDLLISQSLRLGAFDDLDAAEVAALASILVYQAKREDRGFRPRMPSISLETSVDIVVREWSALEDVEEDNKLPLTGEPELGLMWPLYKWARGRHLQDVLSGTDLAAGDFVRWVKQVIDLLDQLAKIPGLDPRLARLCSDAISLIRRGVVAYSSVL
- the prcB gene encoding proteasome subunit beta — protein: MQESTANQVAANATSSFTEHLQRDRPELLPYNRGLQAVAPGAAPLQVPHATTIVALSYAGGVLMAGDRRATMGNVIASRHIEKVFPADRYSVLGIAGTAGIAIDLTRLFQVELEHYEKIEGTLLSLEGKANRLGAMIRGNLPLALQGLAVVPLFAGFDTSAGVGRLFSYDVTGGRYEEHEHHTVGSGSVFARGALKKLWRPNLSEAEAVSVAVEALYDAADDDSATGGPDTVRKLWPVIYTVDSTGARRVAENELAAASGHIIEARTNAGREA
- a CDS encoding helix-turn-helix transcriptional regulator; translation: MSASRTERLLNLLIALLNTRYGLRRSELRETVYRGIPGNEASFGRMFERDKADLRNFGFDLETLTDLGWSEDDPATTRYRIGKESNRLPDVELGPEEWTVLLLASQLWERAALGTAAQSALRKLQASGAVANVQLPPGVQPRIKPAGQAFDDLVAAMHARHPVTFTYLAGSTGTEEQRTVEPWGLGSRFGHWYLVGYDRARQAARHFRLSRFTSAVATLEREQFAPPRDFNIRQELGRLPELPLRTAVVDVRAGRLLALRRRAVAQDAPPEGEPAPQPGPGYERLSLQYRDPEVLAEELASYGPDARAVAPAELTNAVRRRLRAAADFSDAPVPTFRFAAAPARPVRVRTSEDQLKRMLQLVPFLVHNQGLHIQDVAQHFGISRKELEDDLQILICSGLPEGYPDDLLDIQWENDHVYISQDLDLKKPVRFTVEEACALLTGLESLNGLPGVAEGGALESVTLKLLAAAGEEGLRAASLAGPEVAPADAATHATVRQAIESRSQLRLTYLSPQRDIVSERDVDPLRLYSLDNIWYLEAYCHSVEGLRNFRLDRVQDVHPNGLPVPAGTTPSEGVPAKLFTPKDDDVVVTVQLTRQGRGLADDYYAERTAELDDGGLVAEIRFGNTEWLPMFVAQHGGSARILAPADLADAARNWLAASLARYGG
- a CDS encoding ubiquitin-like protein Pup; amino-acid sequence: MAGQEQQQPQSRDSQVDEDIPEAPPAAPEAQASAATEGVDDLLDEIDGVLESNAEEFVRAFVQKGGQ
- the prcA gene encoding proteasome subunit alpha, which gives rise to MTQQFYVSPEQLMKDRADFARKGIARGRSVAVISCADGIALVAENPSPSLHKIGEIYDKIAFAAVGKYNEFESLRQAGVRYADVRGYSYDREDVTARGLASVYAQSLGAVFTAEQKPFEVELAVAEVGPTQAEDHLYRLTFDGSIADEHQFVVMGGQADKVSSAIEEGWRSSMSFADALQLAMAALVPATESDAQPKALPATAVEVAVLDRQSESSRGSRRAFRRLDDADITALLA
- the tatC gene encoding twin-arginine translocase subunit TatC; amino-acid sequence: MALWDHLKELKNRLIKSAIGVVIGGVGGWILYDPLLKALAEPVNRISEQTGGLAAINFGSIASPFDFKLQMSLLIGVVISSPIWIYQLWAFITPGLTSKERRYTLGYMAAAVPLFLAGIWAGWLVVPQVVHALTQFTPEGSSSVIDARTYIEFVTRMVLVLGLAFLVPVVLVGINMAGIISGRTILRAWRITVFLVFVLAAIAAPGADAISMFMLAGPLLVLFFAAIGICLMNDKRRERRQAKRVAETEATADIATPGTELKNL
- the tatA gene encoding Sec-independent protein translocase subunit TatA — translated: MGRLFDGPWPIVIIIIVALLLFAAPKLPAMARSLGQSMRIIKSEVKEMKNDGKTDTTDASGPVEGTIVNHPQAKPGEPTDGTDVPPSNRA
- a CDS encoding FKBP-type peptidyl-prolyl cis-trans isomerase, producing MSFGQRDFDRQKPEIDFPEGDVPTELVITDLIEGDGREAQAGDTVSTHYVGVAWSTGEEFDASWGRGAPLDFRVGVGQVIQGWDQGLLGMKVGGRRRLEIPSELAYGSRGAGGAIKPNEALIFVVDLVGVR
- a CDS encoding FKBP-type peptidyl-prolyl cis-trans isomerase, whose amino-acid sequence is MRRLLAILLPALLLLTACGGSSAEPEPTSKSAGETAKFDSLKLTDNGDKKAPGVEFDKPLEVADPTIKVVTEGSGESVKANQIANISILALNGSDGSTLEDTFPSEPEPLELNEELKTGSEVIYNAFVGAKVGSSLALAVPGQQGAAAPSPSDGTSPSPAAAAQPTQLLIIKILSASDVTPALEKPEGETVTPPAGLPTVTEKDGIPEISVEGVAAPTALVSQDLIKGTGATVKETDTLTVNYVGVTLVGGTKFDSSFDRGEPATFPLTGVIKGWTQGLAGKTVGSRVLLVIPKDLAYGDAGQGEAKGDLVFVVDILGAK
- the pafA gene encoding Pup--protein ligase — its product is MDKRIFGIETEFGISYSSPDSRPLAPEEVARYLFRKVVSWGRSSNVFLTNGSRLYLDVGSHPEYATAECDDLAQLIAHDRAGELILDDLVDEAQARLAAEGFNGTVYLFKNNTDSAGNSYGSHENYLIPRRGEFSRLAEILIPFLVTRQLIAGAGKILKTPHGATFAFSQRADHIWEGVSSATTRSRPIINTRDEPHADAEFYRRLHVIVGDSNMSEATALMKVGTVDLVLRMIEAGVIMRDMRMENPIRSIREISHDLSGRALVRLANGRQLTALEIQQEYLTKVTAFVKEHGAHNPHVPLILDLWERTLKAIESGDTRGIDTEIDWAIKKKLMDNYRERHGLGLDAPRIAQLDLTYHDISRSRGLYYLLQSRGAVRRIVDDTVIKDAVDAPPQTTRAKLRGDFVRRAQELGRDYTVDWVHLKLNDRAHQTILCKDPFRSVDDRVDALLESMG